One segment of Drosophila ananassae strain 14024-0371.13 chromosome 3R, ASM1763931v2, whole genome shotgun sequence DNA contains the following:
- the LOC6498683 gene encoding uncharacterized protein LOC6498683, whose protein sequence is MPNFNGAIIVHTLQLINSPATLREIVVTIAKHTQLPQDELKVPVKQTLEMGQRLGFLQKLNGRYFLVPMTFQTLMTDVQALELPEKVDKTKPAKTEKKAPPRRSPSKSTLLESKTSKKSVKSLEESKSQLSVTKCSTVFGPRFKNILPPLKGIPPSVVKAPIMATKPKRFN, encoded by the exons atgcCAAACTTTAATGGAGCTATAATCGTGCATACACTTCAGTTGATAAATTCGCCGGcaacactgagagaaatcGTAGTGACCATTGCCAAGCATACGCAGCTGCCGCAGGACGAACTGAAGGTCCCAGTGAAGCAGACCCTTGAAATGGGTCAGCGTTTGGGATTTCTCCAGAAActaaatg GTCGGTATTTTTTGGTTCCGATGACCTTCCAGACCCTTATGACCGATGTCCAGGCTCTGGAGCTGCCGGAGAAGGTGGACAAGACCAAGCCGGCCAAGACCGAGAAGAAGGCTCCGCCGCGAAGAAGCCCCTCGAAGTCAACACTGCTGGAGAGCAAGACTAGCAAGAAATCGGTGAAGAGTCTGGAAGAATCCAAAAGTCAACTAAGTGTGACCAAGTGCTCTACGGTTTTCGGTCCTCGTTTCAAGAACATATTGCCGCCCCTCAAGGGCATCCCCCCATCGGTGGTCAAGGCCCCCATCATGGCCACTAAGCCGAAGCGTTTCAA CTAA